The following coding sequences lie in one Paroedura picta isolate Pp20150507F chromosome 10, Ppicta_v3.0, whole genome shotgun sequence genomic window:
- the UGDH gene encoding UDP-glucose 6-dehydrogenase isoform X1, translating to MFEIKKICCIGAGYVGGPTCSVIAHMCPKVKVTVVDVNEARIRAWNSDTLPIYEPGLKEVVESCRGKNLFFSTNIDDAIKEADLVFISVNTPTKTYGMGKGRAADLKYIEACARRIVQNSNGYKIVTEKSTVPVRAAESIRRIFDANTKPDLNLQVLSNPEFLAEGTAIKDLKNPDRVLIGGDETPEGQKAVRALCAIYEQWVPKEKILTTNTWSSELSKLAANAFLAQRISSINSISALCEATGADVEEVARAIGMDQRIGNKFLKASVGFGGSCFQKDVLNLVYLCEALNLPEVARYWQQVIDMNDYQRRRFASRIIDSLFNTVTDKKIAILGFAFKKDTGDTRESSSIYISKYLMDEGAKLHIYDPKVLREQIILDLSLPGVSEDDQVSRLVTISKDPYEACDGAHALVICTEWDMFKELDYERIHKKMLKPAFIFDGRRVLDELHTELQRIGFQIETIGKKVSAKRIPFASSSDIPKFSLQDPPLKKPRV from the exons ATGTTTGAGATTAAGAAAATCTGCTGCATTGGTGCTGGGTATGTCGGTGGGCCCACGTGCAGCGTCATTGCACACATGTGCCCCAAAGTTAAGGTCACAGTTGTTGATGTCAATGAAGCCAGAATCAGAGCATGGAATTCTGACACACTTCCAATTTATGAG CCAGGGTTAAAAGAAGTGGTTGAATCCTGCAGAGGTaaaaacctctttttctccaccaATATCGACGATGCCATCAAAGAAGCTGATCTCGTGTTCATTTCC GTGAACACCCCAACCAAGACCTACGGCATGGGAAAAGGCCGGGCGGCAGATCTGAAATACATTGAGGCCTGTGCAAGGCGGATTGTTCAGAACTCAAATGGTTATAAAATTGTGACTGAGAAAAGCACTGTCCCTGTGCGTGCTGCAGAGAGCATCCGACGTATATTCGACGCCAACACCAAACCTGACTTGAATTTGCAG GTCCTGTCTAACCCGGAATTCCTAGCAGAAGGCACCGCAATTAAGGACCTGAAGAATCCGGACCGAGTGCTGATTGGGGGAGACGAAACTCCCGAGGGCCAGAAAGCAGTTCGAGCTCTGTGTGCAATCTATGAGCAGTGGGTGCCCAAAGAGAAAATCCTTACAACCAACACTTGGTCATCTGAACTTTCCAAACTG GCAGCTAATGCTTTCCTTGCCCAGAGAATTAGCAGCATCAATTCCATCAGTGCTCTGTGTGAAGCAACAGGTGCTGACGTAGAAGAGGTAGCCAGGGCCATTGGAATGGACCAAAGAATTGGAAATAAGTTTCTGAAAGCCAGCGTTG GATTTGGTGGTAGCTGCTTTCAAAAAGACGTTCTGAATCTGGTTTATCTTTGTGAGGCTCTGAATTTGCCAGAAGTGGCTCGTTACTGGCAACAG GTGATTGACATGAATGACTATCAGAGGAGACGATTTGCTTCCCGGATCATTGATAGCTTATTCAACACCGTCACTGACAAGAAGATCGCGATTTTGGGATTTGCATTCAAAAAGGACACCGGAGACACAAG aGAATCATCCAGCATCTACATCAGCAAGTATTTAATGGATGAAGGTGCAAAGCTACATATCTATGACCccaaagttctgagagaacaaatAATCCTGGATCTTTCCCTCCCGGGTGTGTCTGAGGATGATCAAG TGTCCCGACTGGTCACCATTAGCAAAGATCCCTATGAAGCATGCGATGGAGCCCATGCCCTCGTGATCTGTACTGAGTGGGACATGTTTAAG GAGCTGGACTACGAGCGCATCCACAAAAAGATGTTGAAGCCGGCTTTCATCTTTGATGGCAGGAGAGTCCTTGATGAACTTCATACTGAACTCCAACGCATTGGTTTCCAG ATTGAGAC
- the UGDH gene encoding UDP-glucose 6-dehydrogenase isoform X2 translates to MGKGRAADLKYIEACARRIVQNSNGYKIVTEKSTVPVRAAESIRRIFDANTKPDLNLQVLSNPEFLAEGTAIKDLKNPDRVLIGGDETPEGQKAVRALCAIYEQWVPKEKILTTNTWSSELSKLAANAFLAQRISSINSISALCEATGADVEEVARAIGMDQRIGNKFLKASVGFGGSCFQKDVLNLVYLCEALNLPEVARYWQQVIDMNDYQRRRFASRIIDSLFNTVTDKKIAILGFAFKKDTGDTRESSSIYISKYLMDEGAKLHIYDPKVLREQIILDLSLPGVSEDDQVSRLVTISKDPYEACDGAHALVICTEWDMFKELDYERIHKKMLKPAFIFDGRRVLDELHTELQRIGFQIETIGKKVSAKRIPFASSSDIPKFSLQDPPLKKPRV, encoded by the exons ATGGGAAAAGGCCGGGCGGCAGATCTGAAATACATTGAGGCCTGTGCAAGGCGGATTGTTCAGAACTCAAATGGTTATAAAATTGTGACTGAGAAAAGCACTGTCCCTGTGCGTGCTGCAGAGAGCATCCGACGTATATTCGACGCCAACACCAAACCTGACTTGAATTTGCAG GTCCTGTCTAACCCGGAATTCCTAGCAGAAGGCACCGCAATTAAGGACCTGAAGAATCCGGACCGAGTGCTGATTGGGGGAGACGAAACTCCCGAGGGCCAGAAAGCAGTTCGAGCTCTGTGTGCAATCTATGAGCAGTGGGTGCCCAAAGAGAAAATCCTTACAACCAACACTTGGTCATCTGAACTTTCCAAACTG GCAGCTAATGCTTTCCTTGCCCAGAGAATTAGCAGCATCAATTCCATCAGTGCTCTGTGTGAAGCAACAGGTGCTGACGTAGAAGAGGTAGCCAGGGCCATTGGAATGGACCAAAGAATTGGAAATAAGTTTCTGAAAGCCAGCGTTG GATTTGGTGGTAGCTGCTTTCAAAAAGACGTTCTGAATCTGGTTTATCTTTGTGAGGCTCTGAATTTGCCAGAAGTGGCTCGTTACTGGCAACAG GTGATTGACATGAATGACTATCAGAGGAGACGATTTGCTTCCCGGATCATTGATAGCTTATTCAACACCGTCACTGACAAGAAGATCGCGATTTTGGGATTTGCATTCAAAAAGGACACCGGAGACACAAG aGAATCATCCAGCATCTACATCAGCAAGTATTTAATGGATGAAGGTGCAAAGCTACATATCTATGACCccaaagttctgagagaacaaatAATCCTGGATCTTTCCCTCCCGGGTGTGTCTGAGGATGATCAAG TGTCCCGACTGGTCACCATTAGCAAAGATCCCTATGAAGCATGCGATGGAGCCCATGCCCTCGTGATCTGTACTGAGTGGGACATGTTTAAG GAGCTGGACTACGAGCGCATCCACAAAAAGATGTTGAAGCCGGCTTTCATCTTTGATGGCAGGAGAGTCCTTGATGAACTTCATACTGAACTCCAACGCATTGGTTTCCAG ATTGAGAC